One Gloeobacter morelensis MG652769 DNA window includes the following coding sequences:
- a CDS encoding efflux RND transporter periplasmic adaptor subunit, translating to MSTRPFDNLIVPKLLLAALAASGIQACGSARSATETDKQAATPVALATVKVSRIDESSAYIGTLKSRQSVVLRPQIEGRISRIFVRSGSSVVAGTPLIEVDPDRQRAATESSRSAARSAEAELDNAGALIGSYLARREAGRANFKFIRQQRDRYARLRAEGAISQENLDEYDNRLAAARAELEAAEAQLAAQRSAVERARRALDQARAAAREQQVQLQYYRVSAPFDGRIGDIPVRVGDYITPTTELTTITQNRPLEIYVPVPIERASGLYLGMQLQLFDDQDRSLGASKVGYIAPRVDDQTQSVLVKAWVDNAAGRMRSDQFVRARLVWKSRQAVSVPTTAVTQISGQNFVFVAQANGRSGLVARQKVVTLAEAEGRRYPVLAGLRPGEKIVVSGIQKLSDGAPISAL from the coding sequence ATGAGCACAAGACCCTTTGACAACCTGATCGTGCCCAAACTGCTCCTTGCGGCCCTGGCAGCGAGTGGGATCCAGGCTTGCGGCTCGGCGCGCTCCGCCACCGAGACCGACAAACAGGCCGCCACCCCGGTTGCCCTGGCGACGGTCAAAGTCTCCCGCATCGACGAAAGTTCCGCATACATTGGCACGCTCAAGTCCCGGCAATCGGTAGTGCTGCGCCCGCAGATCGAGGGGCGGATAAGCCGGATTTTTGTGCGCTCCGGCAGCAGTGTCGTCGCTGGAACGCCGCTTATCGAGGTCGATCCCGATCGGCAGCGGGCGGCTACCGAGAGTTCGCGCTCCGCGGCGCGCTCAGCTGAGGCCGAACTGGACAATGCCGGCGCCCTCATCGGGTCTTACCTAGCCCGTCGGGAAGCCGGCCGGGCGAATTTCAAATTTATTCGGCAGCAGCGTGACAGGTACGCCCGCCTGCGCGCAGAAGGGGCGATCAGCCAGGAAAATCTCGACGAGTACGACAACCGTCTGGCGGCGGCCAGGGCAGAACTCGAAGCCGCCGAAGCCCAGTTGGCGGCCCAGCGCTCTGCGGTCGAGCGTGCCCGGCGCGCCCTCGATCAAGCGCGCGCGGCAGCCCGTGAACAGCAAGTTCAGCTGCAGTACTACCGGGTGAGCGCTCCTTTTGACGGCCGCATCGGCGACATCCCCGTCCGCGTGGGGGATTACATTACCCCCACCACTGAACTGACCACCATCACCCAAAACCGTCCGCTCGAAATCTATGTTCCGGTCCCGATCGAGCGCGCTTCCGGGCTGTATCTGGGCATGCAGCTGCAGCTTTTTGACGACCAGGACCGCTCCTTGGGGGCGAGCAAAGTCGGGTACATCGCCCCGCGCGTAGACGATCAAACCCAATCGGTGCTCGTCAAAGCCTGGGTCGACAACGCCGCAGGCCGAATGCGCTCCGACCAGTTCGTGCGGGCCCGGCTGGTCTGGAAATCTCGCCAGGCAGTGTCGGTCCCGACCACGGCCGTTACCCAAATCAGTGGCCAGAACTTTGTCTTTGTCGCCCAGGCGAACGGGCGTTCCGGGCTTGTCGCACGGCAGAAGGTGGTGACCCTCGCTGAGGCCGAAGGCAGGCGTTATCCGGTCCTTGCGGGACTGCGGCCCGGGGAAAAGATCGTCGTCTCGGGCATTCAAAAGCTCTCGGATGGCGCACCTATCTCCGCGCTCTAG
- a CDS encoding pyruvate dehydrogenase complex E1 component subunit beta yields MPVKLFYEALKDAMAEEMRRDPNVYVLGEDVGHYGGSYKATKDLYKEFGELRLLDTPICENAFTGLAVGSAMTGLRPIIEGMNMGFLLLAFNQIANNGGMLRYTSGGQFKIPMVVRGPGGVGKQLGAEHSQRLEGYFNNVPGLKIVHTSTVYNAKGLLKAAIRDDNPVMFFEHVLLYNLKEDIPEAEYLLPLDKAEMVKEGRDVTVLTYGRMRHHCSEALAELAARDIDVELIDLIALKPLDLETIGRSVQKTHRVVIVEEDMKSGGVGAEIVASIDEHYFDYLDAPVVRLASKDVPVPYNGRMEATVIPQPHDIVKAVEEMALRAH; encoded by the coding sequence ATGCCGGTCAAACTGTTTTACGAAGCGCTCAAAGACGCCATGGCCGAAGAAATGCGCCGCGACCCGAACGTCTACGTCCTCGGCGAAGATGTCGGTCACTACGGCGGCTCCTACAAAGCCACCAAGGACCTCTACAAAGAATTCGGCGAACTGCGACTGCTCGATACCCCCATCTGCGAAAACGCCTTCACGGGACTGGCCGTTGGCTCCGCGATGACCGGACTACGGCCGATCATCGAAGGGATGAACATGGGCTTTTTGCTGCTCGCCTTCAACCAGATCGCCAACAACGGCGGCATGCTGCGCTACACCAGCGGCGGTCAGTTTAAAATCCCGATGGTCGTGCGCGGTCCCGGTGGGGTCGGCAAACAACTGGGAGCCGAGCACTCCCAAAGACTCGAAGGCTACTTCAACAACGTCCCCGGCCTCAAGATCGTGCACACCTCGACCGTCTACAACGCCAAGGGCCTGCTCAAAGCGGCGATCCGCGACGACAACCCGGTGATGTTCTTCGAGCACGTGCTGCTGTACAACCTCAAGGAGGATATCCCCGAGGCGGAGTACCTGCTGCCTCTGGACAAAGCCGAAATGGTCAAGGAAGGCCGCGATGTGACGGTGCTGACCTACGGGCGGATGCGCCACCACTGCAGCGAGGCGCTGGCGGAGCTGGCCGCGCGCGACATCGATGTGGAGCTGATCGACTTGATAGCGCTGAAGCCGTTGGACCTGGAGACGATTGGCCGTTCGGTGCAAAAGACGCACCGGGTGGTGATTGTCGAGGAGGACATGAAATCCGGGGGGGTAGGGGCGGAGATCGTCGCAAGTATCGACGAGCACTATTTTGATTATCTGGACGCGCCGGTAGTGCGTCTGGCCTCAAAAGATGTGCCGGTGCCGTACAACGGCCGGATGGAGGCGACGGTGATCCCGCAGCCGCACGATATCGTCAAAGCTGTCGAGGAGATGGCACTCCGTGCCCATTGA
- a CDS encoding aldo/keto reductase — translation MQTRRLGKDGPRVSAMGLGCMGISDAYGRRDEPEALATLHQALDWGINFLDTADVYGQGHNEEFVGRAIRDRRDRAFVATKFGLLRDAQGRLSGVCGTPEYVRSACEASLRRLGLDTIDLYYQHRLDRATPIERTVEALVELVREGKIRYIGLSEVDAQTLRRAAVVHPIAAVQSEYSLWTRDPEAEILPACREAGVGFVPFSPLGRGFLSGRVNSMSDLPPEDLRQRLPRFQGDNFEQNRAWVSQLEALAAQKGCTPSQLALAWVLAQGEDIVPIPGTKRRTYLQENLSALEIVLGAEELAALDRVAPRGIAAGARYPEALLQITR, via the coding sequence ATGCAAACGCGCCGATTGGGAAAAGACGGCCCACGGGTTTCGGCGATGGGTCTGGGCTGCATGGGTATCTCCGATGCCTATGGCAGGCGCGACGAACCCGAAGCGCTCGCCACGCTGCATCAGGCCCTGGATTGGGGTATCAATTTTCTCGACACCGCCGATGTGTACGGCCAGGGCCACAACGAAGAGTTCGTCGGCCGGGCCATCCGCGATCGGCGCGACCGGGCGTTCGTAGCTACCAAGTTCGGCCTGCTGCGCGACGCCCAGGGCCGTCTGTCGGGTGTGTGCGGAACCCCGGAGTACGTGCGCTCCGCCTGCGAAGCGAGCCTGCGCCGCCTGGGACTCGACACTATCGACCTTTATTACCAGCACCGCCTGGATAGGGCAACCCCGATCGAGCGGACCGTAGAGGCGCTCGTGGAACTGGTCCGGGAAGGCAAAATTCGCTACATCGGCCTCAGCGAGGTCGACGCGCAGACGTTGCGCCGGGCCGCCGTGGTCCACCCGATCGCCGCCGTACAAAGCGAATATTCGCTGTGGACCCGCGATCCGGAGGCTGAGATTTTACCGGCCTGCCGGGAAGCGGGGGTAGGGTTCGTGCCCTTCAGCCCCCTGGGGCGGGGCTTTCTGAGCGGCCGGGTCAACAGCATGTCCGATCTGCCGCCCGAGGATTTACGACAGCGCCTGCCTCGCTTCCAGGGGGACAACTTCGAGCAAAACCGGGCCTGGGTCAGCCAGTTGGAAGCGTTGGCCGCCCAAAAAGGCTGCACACCGAGCCAGCTCGCCCTCGCCTGGGTGCTGGCCCAGGGAGAAGACATCGTGCCGATTCCCGGGACCAAACGCCGGACCTACCTGCAGGAAAACCTCAGTGCGCTGGAGATCGTTCTGGGGGCGGAGGAATTGGCCGCCCTGGACCGGGTCGCCCCCCGCGGCATCGCGGCTGGGGCGCGCTACCCCGAAGCGCTACTGCAGATCACCCGTTGA
- a CDS encoding efflux RND transporter permease subunit, with amino-acid sequence MFVNYFVHRPILTIACSVIIVLGGWVSIRTLPVDQYPDIALPQVVVTARYDGASAEVVESTVTTPLEQQINGAESMRYMTSTSSNDGTSTITVTFDLARNIDDAAMDIQNRLTAVQGRLPEEVRRTGVTIRKNASQVTVAFGLYAKNNEYDNTFISNYADLYISDALRRVKGVGDVRIFGERRYSMRLWLDADRLAARRLSAVDVVRALETQNLQVGAGQVGQPPSLDGQPYQISVRAVGRLKSPAQFDNLILKRGADGALVRLKDVGRTELGAEDYTTFLRFTGRNAVGIAVSQLPGANTLDVYRDVRAELDRQARAFPPGLEYEIAFDSASMVDESIHEVVKTLIEAVVLVVAVMFIFLQDWRGTLIPAIAIPVSLVGTFIFVKLLGFSINTLTLFGITLAAGLVVDDAIVVVENIVRYSRERGLTVRAAAPEAMREVFGAVIATSLVLVAVFVPVAFFPGTAGRLYQQFALTLTFSIALSTLIALTLTPTLSALLLRAEPPRHWLFDRINDLIDWLRRGYARSLGFVLRFRAAMLGVFVCLLGLAWWLFGKVPPGFVPNEDQSYFVVFVQCPEGSSLDYTNKVMLQVEQELRKLPELARMFAIGGYSPSGNAPNKATIFPHLLPLAERRQPSQSVDAIIDKVRGPLSRIPGATVAAFPMPAIQQGVGQFGGFQLQVQDQRNLGLETLAGVTRTLVEQGNAQPGLSGLFSSFSINDPQLVVEVNREKAEALAVAPDEVLKALQIYMGSLYVNDFEMFNRPYRVYVQADRRFRSTPQDLRRFYVRSQTGAMIPLGNLVTVSRTVAPQIINHYNMLRSAEVNGAPAEGFSSGQAIEQMQKLAEQVLPQGIRFQWSGVSLEQIESGNKALFIFVLGVVFVFLVLAAQYESLTDPLVIMLSVPLAIVGALGAQALRGLENDIYCQIGLVMLIGLASKNAILIVEFANQLCKEGLTRIQAVSKAAQIRLRPILMTSFAFILGVVPLVMAEGAGAAGRQSLGTAVFGGMLVSTALSLYIVPVLYIVIGALRERFKGDRTAPDLLTHDSSTQSNALEIPSPSQK; translated from the coding sequence ATGTTCGTCAATTATTTTGTCCACCGGCCCATCCTTACCATCGCCTGCTCGGTAATCATCGTGCTGGGCGGGTGGGTCAGCATCCGGACGCTGCCTGTCGATCAATACCCTGACATTGCTCTTCCCCAGGTGGTCGTAACGGCCCGCTACGACGGGGCGAGCGCTGAGGTGGTCGAGTCCACGGTCACCACCCCGCTGGAGCAGCAGATCAACGGGGCTGAGAGCATGCGGTACATGACCTCGACCAGCAGCAACGACGGCACCAGCACGATCACCGTTACCTTTGACCTGGCGCGCAACATCGACGATGCGGCCATGGACATCCAGAACCGGCTCACCGCGGTCCAGGGCCGTCTGCCCGAGGAGGTGCGCCGCACAGGGGTGACAATCCGCAAAAATGCGAGCCAGGTCACCGTCGCCTTCGGCCTCTACGCCAAGAACAACGAATACGACAATACTTTCATCAGCAACTATGCCGACCTCTACATCAGCGACGCCCTCCGGCGGGTCAAAGGGGTAGGCGATGTGCGGATTTTTGGCGAACGCCGCTATTCGATGCGCCTGTGGCTGGATGCCGACCGGCTGGCCGCCCGCCGCCTGAGTGCGGTGGATGTCGTGCGTGCTCTGGAGACCCAGAACCTGCAGGTCGGTGCCGGCCAGGTGGGCCAACCGCCGTCGCTGGACGGACAGCCCTACCAGATCAGCGTGCGGGCTGTGGGCCGCCTGAAAAGCCCCGCCCAGTTCGACAATCTCATTCTCAAACGGGGGGCAGACGGCGCGCTTGTGCGGCTGAAGGACGTCGGGCGCACCGAACTGGGAGCTGAAGATTACACCACTTTCTTGCGCTTTACGGGTAGAAACGCCGTGGGTATCGCCGTCTCTCAACTGCCCGGGGCCAACACCCTCGATGTCTACCGCGACGTCAGAGCCGAACTGGATCGGCAGGCCCGCGCTTTCCCACCCGGTCTCGAATACGAAATCGCCTTCGACAGCGCCTCGATGGTCGATGAATCCATCCATGAGGTCGTCAAAACCCTCATTGAGGCGGTTGTGCTGGTGGTGGCGGTGATGTTCATCTTTTTGCAGGACTGGCGCGGCACGCTCATACCGGCGATTGCTATTCCCGTCTCGCTGGTGGGCACGTTCATCTTCGTCAAGCTGCTGGGCTTTTCGATCAACACGTTGACCCTGTTCGGCATCACCCTTGCAGCTGGCCTGGTCGTCGACGATGCGATCGTCGTGGTCGAGAACATCGTGCGCTACAGCCGTGAGCGGGGATTGACAGTGCGCGCCGCCGCCCCCGAGGCTATGCGGGAAGTCTTCGGCGCGGTCATTGCGACCTCACTGGTGCTCGTGGCGGTCTTCGTGCCGGTCGCTTTCTTTCCGGGGACTGCCGGACGACTCTATCAGCAATTCGCCCTGACGCTCACCTTCTCGATTGCCCTGTCGACTTTGATCGCCTTGACACTGACTCCCACACTCTCAGCGCTGCTGCTGCGCGCCGAACCGCCGCGCCACTGGCTGTTCGACCGGATCAACGACCTTATCGATTGGCTGCGGCGCGGTTATGCCCGTTCGCTGGGATTTGTGCTGCGCTTTCGAGCTGCGATGCTGGGGGTTTTCGTCTGCCTGCTGGGTCTGGCCTGGTGGCTGTTTGGAAAAGTTCCCCCGGGCTTCGTCCCCAACGAGGACCAGAGCTACTTCGTCGTGTTCGTGCAGTGCCCGGAAGGCAGCTCGCTCGACTACACCAACAAGGTCATGCTCCAGGTGGAGCAGGAGCTGCGCAAGCTCCCTGAACTGGCCAGAATGTTCGCCATCGGCGGCTACAGCCCCAGCGGCAACGCTCCGAACAAAGCCACGATCTTCCCGCACCTGCTGCCACTTGCCGAACGGCGCCAGCCGAGCCAGTCCGTCGACGCGATTATCGACAAGGTGCGCGGGCCGCTCTCGCGCATCCCAGGAGCGACGGTGGCGGCCTTCCCGATGCCCGCCATCCAGCAGGGCGTCGGTCAGTTCGGCGGTTTTCAACTCCAGGTGCAGGACCAGCGCAACCTCGGCCTGGAGACCTTGGCCGGGGTGACCCGCACCCTGGTCGAACAGGGCAATGCCCAACCGGGGTTGAGCGGCCTGTTCTCAAGCTTCAGCATCAACGATCCGCAGTTGGTGGTCGAGGTGAACCGCGAGAAGGCGGAGGCCCTCGCCGTTGCCCCAGACGAGGTGCTCAAGGCCCTGCAGATCTACATGGGTTCGCTGTATGTCAATGATTTCGAGATGTTCAACCGCCCCTACCGCGTCTACGTGCAGGCCGATCGCCGCTTTCGCTCCACACCCCAGGATCTGCGGCGCTTCTACGTCCGTTCGCAGACCGGCGCGATGATTCCGCTCGGCAACCTGGTCACCGTGAGCCGGACCGTCGCTCCCCAGATTATCAACCACTACAATATGCTCCGCTCGGCGGAAGTGAACGGTGCCCCGGCTGAGGGCTTCAGCTCCGGTCAGGCTATCGAGCAAATGCAAAAATTGGCGGAGCAGGTGCTGCCCCAGGGTATACGTTTCCAGTGGTCGGGGGTGTCTCTTGAGCAGATCGAATCTGGGAATAAGGCACTGTTTATCTTTGTGCTGGGAGTCGTCTTCGTCTTTCTGGTGCTGGCCGCCCAATACGAGAGCCTGACCGACCCGCTGGTGATCATGCTCTCGGTGCCGCTGGCCATCGTCGGTGCCCTGGGGGCCCAGGCCCTGCGCGGCCTCGAAAACGACATCTACTGCCAGATCGGTCTGGTCATGCTCATCGGCCTGGCCAGTAAAAACGCCATCTTGATTGTCGAGTTTGCCAATCAGCTGTGCAAAGAGGGCCTCACCCGCATCCAGGCGGTGAGCAAGGCGGCTCAAATCCGCCTGCGACCCATCTTGATGACCTCGTTCGCCTTCATTCTTGGGGTGGTGCCCCTGGTGATGGCGGAGGGGGCTGGGGCAGCCGGTCGCCAATCGCTGGGCACTGCCGTCTTCGGCGGCATGCTCGTCTCCACCGCTTTGAGTCTTTACATTGTTCCGGTGCTCTACATTGTCATCGGTGCCCTGCGCGAACGATTCAAAGGCGATAGAACCGCACCAGACCTCCTAACGCACGATTCTTCCACCCAGTCCAATGCGCTGGAAATACCCAGCCCCTCCCAGAAATAG
- a CDS encoding DUF2949 domain-containing protein — protein sequence MTHQPAVEHYLLHNRLITGAQLERARRLAFLWQGDLPIVLWKIGLIDLATLASLIDL from the coding sequence ATGACACACCAGCCCGCCGTCGAACATTACCTGTTGCACAACAGGCTCATCACAGGCGCACAACTAGAGCGGGCCAGGAGGCTGGCCTTTCTCTGGCAGGGAGATTTGCCCATCGTGCTGTGGAAAATCGGTCTCATTGACCTCGCCACGCTTGCCAGTCTCATCGACCTCTAA
- the panD gene encoding aspartate 1-decarboxylase — translation MLRTVLLSKIHRATVTGACLEYMGSISLDAQLLAAAHILAFEQVHVVNLNNGARLITYAIEATAGSGAVVLNGAAARLAAPGDRVIVLAYGQGTAEQWQDHQPRVVHVDTDNRIVACV, via the coding sequence ATGTTGCGGACCGTTTTGTTGAGCAAAATTCACCGCGCTACCGTCACCGGGGCTTGCCTCGAGTACATGGGTTCGATCAGCCTGGATGCGCAGTTGCTCGCGGCGGCCCACATCTTGGCGTTTGAACAGGTACATGTCGTCAACCTCAACAATGGAGCGCGTTTGATCACCTACGCGATCGAGGCGACCGCGGGCTCGGGGGCCGTCGTGCTCAACGGCGCCGCCGCCCGTCTTGCCGCACCCGGCGATCGGGTGATCGTGCTTGCCTACGGGCAGGGCACCGCCGAGCAGTGGCAGGACCACCAACCCCGCGTCGTGCACGTCGATACCGACAATCGGATCGTCGCGTGCGTTTGA
- the pdhA gene encoding pyruvate dehydrogenase (acetyl-transferring) E1 component subunit alpha has product MNTVAQVLRPAVERSEALALYRDMVLGRTFEDTCAQMYYRGKLFGFVHLYNGQEAVSTGVIKALRPDDYVTSTYRDHVHALSKGVSARSVMAELFGKATGCSKGRGGSMHLFSAEHHFLGGFAFIGEGIPVASGAAFTAKYQGTDRVSVSFFGDGATNNGQFFECLNMAALWKLPILFVVENNLWSIGMYHPRASSVVEIYKKADAFGISGVRVDGMDVLAVRAVAKEAIERARAGGGPTLIECTTYRFRGHSLADPDELRDPAEKEFWRKQDPIPRLKVWLEEQSLVGTEELKHIEREVRAEVDDAVLFAEESPEPPLDELYRFQFAEDD; this is encoded by the coding sequence ATGAACACAGTTGCTCAAGTCCTGCGTCCGGCCGTCGAACGATCGGAGGCGCTGGCCCTCTACCGCGACATGGTCCTCGGGCGGACGTTCGAGGACACCTGCGCCCAGATGTACTACCGCGGCAAGTTGTTCGGTTTCGTCCACCTCTACAACGGCCAGGAAGCCGTCTCCACGGGCGTCATCAAAGCTTTGCGCCCCGACGATTATGTGACGAGCACCTACCGCGACCACGTCCATGCCCTTTCCAAAGGGGTTTCGGCGCGCTCGGTGATGGCGGAGTTGTTCGGCAAGGCCACCGGTTGCTCTAAGGGCCGCGGCGGCTCGATGCACCTGTTCTCGGCCGAACACCACTTTCTGGGCGGGTTTGCGTTTATCGGCGAAGGGATTCCGGTCGCCTCCGGAGCGGCCTTCACCGCGAAGTACCAGGGGACCGATCGGGTGAGCGTCTCTTTTTTCGGCGACGGCGCCACCAACAACGGCCAGTTCTTCGAGTGCCTGAACATGGCGGCTTTGTGGAAGTTACCGATTCTCTTCGTCGTCGAAAATAATCTCTGGTCGATCGGCATGTACCATCCTCGGGCTTCGTCGGTCGTCGAAATCTACAAAAAAGCGGACGCCTTCGGCATTTCGGGGGTGCGGGTGGACGGGATGGACGTGCTCGCCGTGCGCGCGGTGGCCAAAGAGGCGATCGAGCGCGCCCGGGCGGGCGGCGGCCCGACTTTAATCGAATGCACGACCTACCGCTTCCGGGGCCATTCGCTCGCGGACCCGGACGAGTTGCGCGACCCGGCCGAAAAAGAATTCTGGCGCAAACAAGATCCGATCCCGCGCCTGAAAGTCTGGCTCGAAGAGCAGAGCCTGGTGGGCACGGAGGAGCTGAAGCACATTGAACGGGAAGTGCGCGCCGAGGTCGATGACGCGGTCCTCTTTGCCGAGGAATCCCCGGAGCCGCCCCTCGACGAACTCTACCGCTTCCAGTTTGCTGAAGACGATTGA